The following are from one region of the Oncorhynchus masou masou isolate Uvic2021 unplaced genomic scaffold, UVic_Omas_1.1 unplaced_scaffold_3836, whole genome shotgun sequence genome:
- the LOC135534701 gene encoding Iroquois homeobox protein 5a-like, whose translation MAGSIGYHPYAAPLGSYPYGDPAYRKNATRDATATLKAWLNEHRKNPYPTKGEKIMLAIITKMTLTQVSTWFANARRRLKKENKMTWTPRNRSEDEEEDENIDLEKNDDDEPSKPKEKGVSTDTESDHKLLNPGDIVCDRFKEENHGKETDPLLSDSELKDQGDRTELLPESAKPTTSSPSAMPRGGTELVAQDKPSEMGHAPGTVNSNVTSVIHSSPSAPKPKLWSLAEIATSSDKCKSSSDGPQGHGMGHSTVITTNAASPSRSSPQCPLPNSTVLSRPIYYTSPFYPGYTNYGSFGHLHSHNNHGSGTGSTAHFNGLNQTVLNRAEALVRESQKGRGQTQVDLCKDSPYELKKGMSNI comes from the exons ATGGCTGGGTCTATAGGATACCACCCCTACGCTGCTCCCCTGGGTTCATACCCCTACGGTGACCCGGCATACCGAAAAAACGCGACCCGGGATGCCACCGCCACTCTCAAAGCCTGGTTGAACGAGCACCGTAAGAACCCCTACCCCACCAAGGGCGAGAAAATCATGCTGGCCATCATCACCAAAATGACCCTCACCCAAGTTTCCACCTGGTTCGCCAACGCCAGGAGGAGGCTAAAGAAGGAGAACAAGATGACCTGGACTCCCCGAAACCGGAGCGAGGACGAGGAGGAAGACGAGAACATCGATCTGGAAAAGAATGACGACGACGAGCCTAGCAAGCCGAAAGAGAAGGGAGTCTCGACAGACACAGAGTCAG ATCATAAATTGCTGAACCCGGGGGACATAGTGTGcgacagatttaaagaggagaaTCATGGCAAAGAAACGGATCCCCTTCTGAGCGACTCGGAATTAAAAGACCAAGGGGATCGGACAGAGTTACTGCCCGAGTCTGCTAAACCCACCACCTCGTCTCCATCCGCCATGCCTCGGGGAGGAACGGAGCTCGTTGCGCAAGACAAGCCGTCAGAAATGGGCCATGCGCCGGGCACAGTAAACAGCAACGTGACGTCTGTCATTCACTCCTCCCCATCGGCCCCTAAACCCAAACTCTGGTCCCTGGCTGAGATCGCAACGTCCTCAGACAAGTGTAAGAGCAGCAGCGACGGGCCGCAGGGCCATGGGATGGGTCACAGCACAGTGATCACCACCAATGCAGCGTCACCATCACGGTCCTCCCCACAGTGCCCTCTCCCAAACAGCACAGTCCTATCCAGGCCTATCTACTACACGTCCCCTTTTTACCCGGGCTACACGAACTATGGCAGCTTTGGACATCTTCACAGTCACAACAATCACGGCTCGGGCACGGGCTCCACGGCACATTTCAATGGATTAAACCAGACTGTGTTAAATAGAGCAGAAGCTTTGGTAAGAGAAAGCCAGAAAGGCAGAGGCCAAACGCAGGTAGATCTTTGTAAAGACTCCCCTTATGAACTAAAGAAAGGTATGTCAAACATTTAA